Proteins encoded by one window of Salvia splendens isolate huo1 chromosome 5, SspV2, whole genome shotgun sequence:
- the LOC121803620 gene encoding tetratricopeptide repeat protein 27-like, whose protein sequence is MAANDAVLLRSLELRLLRCSISSDAVELLHSPIEPSPQFPHLHSLLNDVVLLIESGEYRQALASSSASEALFSNPHLDSLDSAHRFYSELLPECVSSFLNVSGSEDSVELGYKALIVMAIAVASLLAFNQCNFTGPSVSVPLIPLAKLSILEYKKVGDEWMEWEAWAHKELMSVGSDLCAKFSNLQYLIFGKTLLLKMKDALFEESLSSIDGIRSTSWWLARALFLHQKLLDERSSSLFDLLQVCKNESFSYLGTLEKIEEYWCPNEDCSTILSLLQLEAGMVELYYGRVDTSKRHFESAAEVSNFNFYLTGALGFRTMHQVEPKAQLLLVTGTYNGSAKSSSNNNYPPPQSSENEASDILMTPRFVVDEKNSGSVEQDAKQHSVAATPLTATHQALILAQCLLVEKKARNDEMQKWEMAPYIEAIDSQSPSPFMLRCFCNLLRVRWESRRSRTKQRSLMMMEHLVEGVYSHSPGPGVAERLYYCFGMNMPPIPALRKEYGDLLVSCGLIGEALKIYEDLELWDNLIYCYQLMDKKAAAVELIKKRLCEKPSDPRLWCSLGDVTNDDASYEKALEVSGRRSARAYRSLARSAYNRGEYEKSKILWESAMGLNSLYPDGWFALGAAALKSKDVDKALDAFTRAVQLDPENGEAWNNIACLHMVKKRSKEAFIAFKEALKLKRESWQMWENYSQVAVDIGNLSQAMEAVQKVLDLSNKKRCDSGLLERIMLEIEERTLISHSESNVANSDSSHTDPVNVSSNVANANGVHGLQTDSARSREAEHLIELIGKILRQIVQSGGNADIWGLYARWQKLKGDLAMCSEALLKQVRSYQGSDLWKDKDRFVKFANASLELCKVYQELALRGNSRRELFAAEMHLKSTIKQAIDLSNTKEYGDLVACLEDVQGALKAT, encoded by the exons ATGGCAGCAAACGACGCCGTTCTCCTCCGCTCTCTGGAGCTCCGTCTCCTCCGCTGCTCTATATCCTCCGACGCCGTGGAACTGCTGCATTCGCCAATCGAACCCTCGCCTCAATTTCCTCACCTACACTCTCTCCTAAACGACGTCGTGCTTCTAATAGAATCAGGCGAGTATCGCCAAGCCCTCGCCTCCTCATCCGCTTCTGAAGCCTTATTTTCCAATCCCCATCTCGACTCGCTCGATTCCGCTCACCGCTTCTACTCTGAGCTGCTCCCTGAGTGCGTCAGCTCGTTTTTGAATGTCAGCGGCAGCGAGGATTCAGTGGAATTAGGTTATAAAGCGTTGATTGTGATGGCTATCGCGGTTGCTTCTTTACTTGCCTTCAATCAGTGTAACTTTACAGG GCCATCAGTTAGCGTTCCTTTGATACCACTTGCAAAATTGTCGATCCTTGAGTATAAAAAAGTTGGTGATGAATGGATGGAGTGGGAAGCATGGGCACACAAGGAACTCATGTCTGTTGGTTCTGACCTTTGTGCCAAATTCTCTAACTTGCAG TACTTAATTTTCGGAAAGACTCTTCTGCTCAAGATGAAAGATGCCCTGTTTGAAGAAAGTCTTTCTTCCATAGATGGAATAAGAAGCACGTCCTGGTGGTTGGCCAGAGCTTTATTCTTGCACCAAAAGTTGTTGGATGAACGTTCATCCTCTCTTTTTGATCTATTGCAAGTCTGTAAAAATGAAAGTTTCTCGTATTTGGGCACCTTAGAGAAGATAGAAGAGTATTGGTGTCCGAATGAAGACTGTTCCACTATCCTGTCTCTCCTCCAGCTAGAAGCAGGGATGGTGGAACTTTATTATGGACGTGTAGATACTTCCAA GCGGCACTTTGAATCGGCTGCAGAGGTGTCCAACTTTAACTTTTATCTGACTGGTGCTCTGGGATTTCGGACTATGCATCAG GTAGAACCAAAAGCACAGCTTCTTCTTGTTACTGGAACTTATAATGGAAGCGCCAAGTCCAGCAGTAATAACAATTACCCACCTCCACAATCTTCTGAAAATGAAGCTTCTGATATATTAATGACCCCCAGATTCGTAGTAGATGAGAAAAACTCTGGAAGTGTTGAGCAGGATGCAAAACAGCATTCTGTTGCAGCCACTCCATTGACTGCAACACATCAGGCGTTAATTCTGGCGCAATGTCTTTTGGTTGAAAAAAAAGCGCGTAATGATGAAATGCAAA AGTGGGAAATGGCTCCATATATAGAGGCTATTGATTCTCAGAGTCCATCCCCATTCATG CTTCGGTGTTTCTGCAACTTATTGCGTGTCCGATGGGAATCACGTCGTAGTAGAACAAAACAGCGATCATTGATGATGATGGAACACCTG GTGGAAGGTGTATACAGTCATTCTCCTGGTCCTGGAGTTGCTGAAAGATTATATTACTGCTTTGGAATGAATATGCCTCCGATTCCTGCACTACGCAA GGAATATGGTGATCTTTTGGTAAGTTGTGGCTTGATTGGGGAAGCTCTTAAGATTTATGAGGATCTTGAGCTATGGGATAATCTGATATACTGTTACCAGCTAATGGATAAGAAAGCAGCAGCTGTTGAACTCATCAAGAAACGCCTATGTGAAAAGCCATCTGACCCAAGGTTATGGTGCTCTCTTGGTGATGTTACAAATGATGATGCTTCCTATGAGAAGGCTCTTGAAGTCTCGGGAAGACGTTCTGCGCGAGCATATCGTTCTCTTGCTCGCTCTGCCTACAACCGAGGAGAGTATGAGAAGTCAAAAATCTTGTGGGAGTCTGCTATGGGTTTGAATTCTTTGTATCCAGATGGTTGGTTTGCGCTTGGTGCTGCTGCCTTAAAGTCTAAGGATGTTGATAAAGCACTGGATGCTTTTACACGTGCAGTTCAACTTGATCCTGAAAATGGAGAGGCTTGGAATAATATTGCTTGTTTACATATGGTTAAGAAGAGAAGTAAGGAGGCTTTCATTGCATTTAAAGAAGCATTAAAGCTGAAGCGAGAGAGCTGGCAAATGTGGGAGAACTATAGCcaagttgctgttgatattGGAAACTTAAGCCAGGCAATGGAAGCTGTACAAAAGGTGTTGGACTTGTCTAATAAGAAACGCTGCGACTCTGGGTTGTTAGAAAGAATTATGCTCGAAATTGAAGAACGCACATTGATTAGTCACTCAGAGTCTAATGTGGCAAATAGTGATAGTAGTCATACTGACCCTGTCAATGTTAGCTCAAATGTTGCTAATGCCAATGGAGTGCATGGTTTGCAAACTGACTCTGCCAGAAGCCGGGAAGCTGAGCACCTGATTGAATTGATTGGGAAAATCTTAAGACAAATTGTTCAGAGTGGTGGAAATGCTGACATTTGGGGATTatatgcaaggtggcagaaactgAAAGGAGATCTAGCAATGTGCTCCGAGGCTCTACTTAAGCAAGTTAGATCGTATCAAGGATCAGATTTGTGGAAGGACAAGGATCGGTTTGTAAAATTCGCCAATGCTTCCTTGGAACTGTGCAAGGTGTATCAGGAACTTGCTTTGCGTGGCAACAGCCGTAGAGAACTGTTTGCTGCTGAGATGCATTTGAAGAGTACAATAAAACAAGCTATAGATCTTTCTAACACTAAAGAATATGGAGATCTTGTAGCTTGCCTTGAAGACGTACAAGGGGCGCTGAAAGCTACATGA